Proteins encoded by one window of Elaeis guineensis isolate ETL-2024a chromosome 12, EG11, whole genome shotgun sequence:
- the LOC140852919 gene encoding uncharacterized protein — translation MKKYFADSKAAKERAKQKKIEVDRRAAEPPSYHSRESEEVSAPDDEEAQIEAAIHASLADQYQQEEMARYRDRFRPSCYESGSGSTTGRGEFEFRRTTSVREPGGRGSKRSMSSLLGAFGSRRSSRDIPTGTSIQNLDPHALPSKDSKQQRIDSMLKKDKKKDMWRAIGSWFHFSHIPVNAAANPYYRSAISAIEAAGQGVDPPGPKDIYGQLLDSNKEDLQRWIASYKNK, via the coding sequence atgaaaaagtactttgctgattcgaaagcagcgaaggaaagggcaaagcagaaaaagatcgaagtggaccgtcgagctgcagagccaccttcttatcactctagagagtcagaggaggtttctgctccagatgatgaggaggcacagattgaggctgccattcatGCGAGCTTGGCGGATCAGTACCAGCAGGAGGAGATGGCCCGGTACAGAGACCGATTCAGACCATCATGCTATGAATCAGGATCTGGATCAACGACTGGTAGGGGAGAATTCGAGTTcaggaggactacctcagtcagagagcctggtggtagagggagcaaacgtagcatgtcttctttgttgggagcttttggcagtaggagatcctccagagatattccaacAGGAACCAGCATTCAgaatttggatccacatgctttgcccagcaaggattcaaagcagcagagaattgacagtatgctgaaaaaagataagaagaaggatatgtggcgagctattggatcatggtttcatttcagccatattccagtaaatgcagcagccaatccttactatcgatctgctatttcagccatagaggctgccggccagggtgtagatcctccaggacctaaggacatctacggtcagcttcttgacagcaataaggaggatttacagagatggattgcttcttacaaaaataaatag